The stretch of DNA TTGATCGCGACAAGATGCAAGCCGACGATTCGGTCGCGCAGGATCTGATGGGCTCGACGCTGAGCGGCATGATGACCCAGGTCGTCGAAGAAAAGCCGGTTCACAGCCCCGGGACACAGGCGTATCTGGATCGTATGAGCCAGAACTACTTTGTCTGCGACGGTTGCGGATACATCGGCAAGGGCGATACCCCCGTGAAGTGCCCCGTATGCAGCGCCGATGGCGATCGATTCAAGCAGGTCGACAAGTCGATCTTCGAAGCGGCGGCCAAGGCAGAGGGTGGACTCGAAACCGATGTCGCCTATGACGATATTCCGATGCAATGGACGAAGGATGCCAAAGAGGCCATTCGCGCCGTGCCGGCTGGATTCCAGCGTCGTCGGGCAAAGGCCAAGATTGAAAAGAGCGCCCGCAAGCTCGGCATGACGACCATTACGCTCGAATACGCCGCTCCCATGATTCAGGAAGCAGCGGCCGAAGATTACACCCCGATTTTCGCCAACAAAGGGACCGGAACCGCACCCGAGCCGGCAGTCGCGGAAACCAACGGAACCAGTGCCCCTACGCCCAACGGCAATGGAACATCGGAGCCCGAAACGGCTGCTTCTCCCTACACCTGGACGCCTGATGCTCAGGGCCGTCTGGACCGTGCACCGGAAGGGTTCATGCGGGAATGCACCAAGGCCTTGATCGAGAAACACGCCGATAAAATCGGAACCACCGTCATTACATTAGAAGTTGCAACCGAGGGAATTGAACAGGCGAAGGGTTACATGGCCGACGCCATGAAAACCGGCAATCTCAAAGACATGATTGCCAACCTGACTGGCTCCTCCAAGACCGGGGCAAACCGGTGATGGGTAAGTCGTTGCCGGTTATCAATATTCCCTTTCTCGGCGATAAGCTGGAATCGCTTCAGCAGCAGATCTCCAAGTTCATCTCCCCGACGTCTCCATTGCCGGGACCGAACGATGGTCGCACCGTTGACGATTTCAAGCCGTACCTCGTGGCACTGAATCTCACCAAGCGATGCAACCTCAAATGCGATCACTGCTACCTTGACGCCACCACCAAAGCCGGTGGAGGATCCGACGAACTCAGCACGGAAGAGTGCTTCCGCCTCATCGATCAAATTGCCGAAGTGAACAAGGGATGCCTGTTGGTGATCACCGGCGGCGAGCCGCTCGTACGGCCGGACATTCTGGACATTGCCCGCCATGCGGTTGGACTCGGCTTTATCGTCGTGTTCGGCACCAATGGCATGTTGATCAACGATCGCATGGCCAAAACATTGGTGGAAATCGGCGTCATGGGCGTCGGTATCAGCATCGATTCCCTTGATCCAGCCAAACACGATCAATTTCGAGGCGTCCCCGGTGCCTTCGCGAGCGCACTGGCCGGTATCGAGGCGTGCAAACGCAACGGCCTTCAATTCCAAGTGCACTTTAGCGCCCAACCCATGAACTACCAGGAGTTGCCGCAGGTGGTGGAATGGGCCCATACGCTCGGGGCGCGGGTCTTGAATGTGTTCTTTATGGTCTGCACGGGGCGCGGAGAAGAACTGACCGATATCAGCCCGCAGCAATACGAAGAAGTGCTGGGCTACTTAGTGGATTGCCAAGATCAATACAAAGACATGCTGGTCCGGGCCCGTTGTGCCCCGCATTTCAAACGGCTGGCCTATGAAAAAGATCCCAATTCTCCACTCACCAAGGCGACGGGCTACATGGGCGGCGGTTGCCTGGCCGGAACCAATTATGCGCGCGTCACGCCGAACGGAGAGCTGACTCCCTGTCCGTATATGCCGCTGTCGGCCGGCAATGTGCGCGAGGCAAGCTTCGTCGATCTGTGGGAACGCTCCGACGTCTTCAATTCCTTCCGCTACCCGCAGCTGAAGGGGAAGTGCGGAGATTGCGAATACACCGATATTTGCGGAGGCTGCCGCGCCCGTCCCTATGTCGACCACGGCGACTGGCTAGATGAGGATCAGTGGTGCCTCTACACCCCCAAGGGTGGCGAAAAAATTAAGGTCGCCTTTAATACTCCCGAAGAGACTGCCGTCGCATGGGACGAAGCGTCCGAACTTCGTCTGAGCCGGATTCCCTACTTCCTCCGCGCCATGGTCAAGAAAGGCGTCGAACGGCATGCCCGGGAAAATGGCATTGCTCTGATCACCATTGAACTCATGGAAGAGCTGCGCAAGAAGCGGTTCGGAAACGACGCCCCGGTCTTCAACTTTGACATGCGAGGGAAGGAGTAGGGACCGGCCTGCGCAGCGACTGTAGCCACCTGACTGCCATCGTCGCCCGCTCCCCTCCAATTGACCATGGATTCCGTACAAAGCATTTTCCTTGATCTCAATCAGCTCATTCCCATCGTCAATCATTGGTTTCATCTGCTCTCTGCCGTCATTTGGATCGGCGGCCTCGCATTTCTTGTGATGGCCGTGGCTCCGGGGCTGCGTGAGGGCGGGCTCCCGAAAGAATACATCCGTCCAATCACCGACGCATTCTATCGCCACTACAAACGGGTGGCAGGTATTCTCCTGGTCGTCCTGCTGTTTACCGGCGGCATCAACTTACACTACGTCAACCAGATCTTCGTCTCGCAGACCGGCCAAGGGTTGCAGAACCATCCGAAGTACCTCTGGATCTTCTGCATCAAGCTGATCCTGGTCCTGTGCCTCCTGACGCTGTTCCTGTATACCGTCATCTTCAAGTCCGATGAGGATGAAGAGGAGGAGGGTGAAACCTACGAATCGATTCCCTTTCAACGTGCCGCCCTCTGGATGGGCTTCTTTATCATCCTCTGCGCTGCTGCAATGAAGCACTTGCATCAGTAGGCACGCGCGCAATCCCTCATCCCCTTTCCCCGACATCGACTCTCGCCCCCTAAGAACCCCCTGTTGCTCGGCCAGCTGGCTCAGCGACATCCCCGACCCCATTTCATGCTTCCTTCCACCATCGGCTCAAAATCTGTTGGCATTCGTAGGCCGATCCAGGTACCCTGCGACCGCGCACATGGCATGTGTGTTGCTTACTATGGCTGAGACCGCGCGATTCATCGCTCCACACTCGCGGTCCCTTGCTGATTGATCCAGACTGGCGCCGCCTCGGTTGCCCGAAAACCGGACCGACCATGCATGCACTATTTCCCTAATCTCGCCCAGCATGAGGAGATACGCCATGCCTATCCGCCTACACCGTGCCTTGCTCCTGACCGCCCTCTTCCTCATCTTTTCGCCCTTGCACTGTCGGGCAATCGATCCCGTCCCATCCCAGAATCCAGCCACCCCTCTTAACCACGGGCTGTCGGATCTGGAACTGCAGCAGTGGTACCACTTGTCAGCCGGAACTCAGCTGATTCCGTATGATTGGCTGGTGGCGCTAGTGGATGACTCCCTCACGAAAATATTCGCGGTGACGGGGCTCGTCGCAGACCCAGGGCACTCCGACAAACTCCCGGTCGGATTTGCCAAGACCGAAGGGCCGAATATCCCTGTGCCACAAGCCGGTTTCACCTGTTCGTTTTGTCACACGACTCAGTTCAGCTATAAAGGTCACGCGATCAAGATCGACGGCGGCCCCTCACTCCAATACAATTCGCGCTTCCTCAACGCCCTCATCCAACGACTGGGTATGCTGCTTCCTCCGGATCAGCCCGCATTCCTCAAGAGCCTAAAAGAACAGACTCCCCCCGAGCCCTTCAAGACCTTTGCCACTCGTGTCCTCGCCAGTCGTGGAGAAGCCGTGACCGCCTACACACTCACCAAACTGGCGCAGGATGTGAGAATGCACACCCAGGGATTGATTTCCCGCAGCGGGAGAGATCTTTCTCCTGAGCAGTGGGGGCCAGGCCGGTTTGATGCGCTCGGCCGCGGCGGGAATATGGTGTTTACCGCGCTCAATCCTGACAATCTCCGGCCCGCAAACGCCCCGGTCAGCATTCCTCCCCTGTGGGGCGTATGGGAGTATGATTGGGTCCAGTGGGCCGGGTCGATTCAACATCCGCTGGCAAGGAATATCGGCCAGGTGATTGGCGTCAACGCCGGACTCTTCAATTGGGTACAGCCCGGTGTCGACATTCCATCGGAGAAAGACAAGGTCTTCCGCTCGTCTGTCGATATTGAATCGCTCAAAACCCTCGAAAACCTGGCACGCCGCCTGAGTCCACCGCAGTGGCCGTCCGTCTTCCCGCCCATCAATCGAGAATTGGCGGCCCGCGGCAAAGACCTCTACCACGGCAATAAAGCCAAAGGGATTCAGAACCTCTGTGCCCATTGTCACGTTCCTGCAAAAATCTCCAACGCGTCCGACAACGCCCCAAGTCTCCAGATCACGATGGTGCCCCTCCAAGAAATTGGAACCGATTCTCTCTATCTGGAGAATTTTTCCCGACGCACCGTGGACACGAGTTTCTTAGGCCGCGGACGGATTTCTGCAAGAGAAGCTTCGGAATATGTCACAACCGAATTACTGGCCGTGAACAATGCCTCGAACGAACCTGAGTATCAAGGCCGGCCAAATATCTGGCGAGACAAGGCGCAATATATCGCTCGTCCTCATGTAGCCGTGTGGGCCACCGCTCCGTACCTCCACAATGGATCGATCCCAAACCTCTATGAACTGCTCTCGCCGACCAGAGAACGGAGCACCTGTTTCGCCCTCAACCCGAACATGGAGTTTGACCCTGTGAAGGTGGGTTTCGTCACGGAAGACTGCACCGGACTCCCCCCGTCGCCGACACAACCCGCACGCTTCGAATTCAAAACGATGTTGCCGGGCAACAGCAACCGAGGCCACGAATTTGCCGACACAACCGATTGTGACAATGCACGAAGCAATGGGATCTTGGGATGTGCACTGCCGGTAGACGACCGCTGGGCCATCATCGAATACTTAAAGACCTGTGATATTGCGAGGCAACTCCTGCCGATGGCTCTGGTCTGCCGAGATCCCGACTAGCAGGGATGTCCAAACCCTCAGGTGCCGCTCGTGCACACCAGGGAAGCATCACACAAGGCCGCTCACGCATGACCGATCTCCTCTCCAAAGAACATTCGATCCTTGAACGCCCGTTCATGGAATTCCGCCCCTTCGGCCTAAACGCCCAGGGAGAGAAAATCTGCGACATCAGTGGGGTCGTCGTCCAGTCGAACGTGGACTACATGTGCGACTACCTCTCGCGCACCGCCGGCGAGGAAGTGGCCACACACGCGCTGGATGAACTCTGTCGCCTCCTGAATGCGCGCCTCCCCGATCGGTCCTATCACGTCACCCCAGACTTTCTCCGCAACATTTGGAATAGTTATTCGTATGAGTTCGTCTGCTACCTGCGGGAATTCTGCGAACAGCTCTCCGGCGATCCAGACTTCCACGTCAATGTGGGCACGCACCGCAAGGTTCCACCACTGATCCAAATCCTCTGCCGTCCGTTTTCAACGCCACAGCTCTACAAGATGTGGCCTCACCTCGGCAGGAAATATGTCCGCAACGT from Nitrospira sp. encodes:
- a CDS encoding radical SAM protein, encoding MGKSLPVINIPFLGDKLESLQQQISKFISPTSPLPGPNDGRTVDDFKPYLVALNLTKRCNLKCDHCYLDATTKAGGGSDELSTEECFRLIDQIAEVNKGCLLVITGGEPLVRPDILDIARHAVGLGFIVVFGTNGMLINDRMAKTLVEIGVMGVGISIDSLDPAKHDQFRGVPGAFASALAGIEACKRNGLQFQVHFSAQPMNYQELPQVVEWAHTLGARVLNVFFMVCTGRGEELTDISPQQYEEVLGYLVDCQDQYKDMLVRARCAPHFKRLAYEKDPNSPLTKATGYMGGGCLAGTNYARVTPNGELTPCPYMPLSAGNVREASFVDLWERSDVFNSFRYPQLKGKCGDCEYTDICGGCRARPYVDHGDWLDEDQWCLYTPKGGEKIKVAFNTPEETAVAWDEASELRLSRIPYFLRAMVKKGVERHARENGIALITIELMEELRKKRFGNDAPVFNFDMRGKE